The following proteins come from a genomic window of Pyxidicoccus sp. MSG2:
- a CDS encoding ankyrin repeat domain-containing protein produces the protein MSTNAQATQALLSLCEDQGRRKAELSTAVRDLLSQGADVNARGNYGSTPLHFAVLAPYQKDRPLPDIDGVKALLDAGADPNARDDHAQTPLLRALPDARDDAAQEQRALELIHLLRAAGAKVPPDVKDSRAAAFRMGSQRLYQQLLDAGAPIDVRDNSDSTPLHRAAANGFAPIAELLLARGAEVNALDGLGRTPLGAALRKCVGHSGKPHGRTPEYAALIALLERAGGQPRVDFARSEDPFAPFPIDTAALKAAAPNGQLSFEHEIASAQEFATGLHSSGEPEESLAHLEALRSVLDAPPRHVRLQGPLILKRPFFHHGDLEVDGHLDIDRPFAVTGNLIVHGVLRDNGNDSLVNVLGDVRCHALHTDGEFSVRGAIHARDVVLGYYNDHLLWAASIHARVVIEDEHAISAEVHAEHHFDISTYQQGYGKGVNERLRSVFVDDVFEQGDEEEPGQLDNSEVFDRIRKGLPVFRERP, from the coding sequence ATGTCCACGAATGCGCAAGCGACCCAGGCCCTGCTCTCCCTCTGCGAGGACCAGGGGCGCCGGAAGGCGGAGCTGAGCACCGCCGTGCGCGACCTGCTGTCCCAGGGCGCCGACGTGAACGCACGAGGCAACTACGGCTCCACTCCGCTGCACTTCGCCGTGCTCGCGCCCTACCAGAAGGACCGCCCGCTCCCCGACATCGACGGGGTGAAGGCCCTGCTCGACGCGGGGGCCGACCCGAACGCGCGCGACGACCACGCCCAGACGCCCCTGCTGCGAGCCCTGCCCGACGCCCGCGACGACGCCGCGCAGGAGCAGCGCGCGCTCGAACTCATCCACCTGCTGCGCGCGGCGGGAGCGAAGGTGCCACCCGACGTGAAGGACTCCCGCGCCGCCGCGTTCCGCATGGGCAGCCAGCGCCTCTACCAGCAGCTGCTCGACGCGGGCGCCCCCATCGACGTGCGCGACAACAGTGACTCCACCCCGCTCCACCGGGCGGCCGCCAACGGGTTCGCGCCCATCGCCGAGCTGCTGCTCGCGCGGGGCGCCGAGGTGAATGCGCTCGACGGGCTCGGCCGCACCCCGCTCGGCGCCGCGCTGCGCAAGTGCGTGGGCCACTCGGGAAAGCCCCACGGCCGCACCCCGGAATACGCCGCCCTCATCGCCCTGCTGGAGCGCGCGGGAGGCCAGCCCCGCGTCGACTTCGCCCGGAGCGAGGACCCCTTCGCCCCCTTCCCCATCGACACCGCCGCGCTGAAAGCCGCGGCCCCCAACGGCCAGCTCTCGTTCGAGCACGAAATCGCCTCCGCCCAGGAGTTCGCCACCGGGCTCCACAGCTCCGGAGAGCCCGAGGAGTCGCTGGCCCACCTGGAGGCACTGAGGAGCGTGCTCGACGCTCCGCCCCGGCACGTGCGCCTCCAGGGCCCGCTCATCCTGAAGCGCCCGTTCTTCCACCACGGGGACCTGGAGGTGGACGGCCACCTCGACATCGACCGCCCCTTCGCGGTGACGGGCAACCTCATCGTGCACGGCGTGCTCAGGGACAACGGCAACGACTCGCTCGTCAACGTGCTGGGAGACGTGCGCTGCCATGCGCTGCACACGGACGGGGAGTTCAGCGTCCGAGGCGCCATCCACGCGAGAGACGTCGTCCTCGGCTACTACAACGACCATCTGCTGTGGGCCGCCTCCATCCACGCGCGCGTGGTCATCGAGGACGAGCACGCCATCAGCGCCGAGGTCCACGCCGAGCACCACTTCGACATCAGCACGTACCAGCAGGGCTACGGAAAGGGTGTCAACGAGCGCCTGCGCTCGGTGTTCGTCGATGACGTCTTCGAGCAGGGCGACGAGGAAGAACCAGGCCAGCTCGACAACAGCGAGGTCTTCGACCGGATCCGCAAGGGCCTGCCCGTCTTCCGCGAGCGCCCCTGA
- a CDS encoding RCC1 domain-containing protein: MNRVLGVCLGTWLAVGCGQPRAEPHAQASHPSTLSGAPAHAHIEGGGGHSLALRPDGTAWAWGSNAYGQLGNGGPTLYTTTPTLSLLY; the protein is encoded by the coding sequence ATGAACAGGGTATTGGGAGTCTGCCTTGGAACCTGGCTGGCGGTTGGATGTGGCCAGCCCCGAGCCGAGCCACACGCGCAGGCTTCGCATCCCTCGACTCTCTCGGGTGCTCCGGCGCACGCCCACATTGAAGGGGGTGGAGGCCACTCCCTGGCATTGCGCCCGGATGGCACGGCGTGGGCGTGGGGCTCCAACGCCTACGGCCAGCTCGGCAATGGGGGACCCACCCTCTACACGACCACGCCCACTCTCTCCTTGCTGTATTGA
- a CDS encoding TolB family protein, translating into MPTLRSSMKAAVPALLSVLLLALPAQARGPSVVEEKGKIVLVEANGKRRSLTSSAKDSQPSLSPDGKAVVFVRNGSGKKLESAAGEVEANELWWVDTAGGKPRRLVASAASDDPKKFLGALEAPQFSPDGRTVFFLSVAWTTSGAVHKVDVAMGKEQFVSPGNTLEVIPRGEHQGRLIVQLHKYFLGGGSYDWFWLLEPDGKEVGPIGEDVSNFRELYLQEPASP; encoded by the coding sequence ATGCCCACCCTCCGCTCCTCCATGAAGGCCGCCGTTCCGGCGCTGCTGTCCGTCCTGCTGCTTGCCTTGCCCGCTCAGGCCCGCGGGCCATCGGTGGTGGAGGAGAAGGGCAAGATCGTGCTCGTGGAGGCCAACGGGAAGAGGCGCTCGCTGACCTCCTCGGCGAAGGACTCGCAGCCGAGCCTCTCTCCGGACGGCAAGGCCGTCGTCTTTGTCCGCAATGGCTCCGGCAAGAAGCTGGAGTCCGCCGCGGGCGAGGTCGAGGCCAATGAGCTCTGGTGGGTGGACACCGCAGGCGGCAAGCCCAGGCGGCTTGTCGCCTCTGCTGCGAGCGATGATCCGAAGAAGTTCCTCGGAGCGCTCGAGGCGCCTCAGTTCTCTCCGGATGGGAGGACGGTCTTCTTCCTGAGCGTGGCCTGGACGACCTCGGGCGCCGTGCACAAGGTGGACGTGGCCATGGGCAAGGAGCAGTTCGTCTCTCCGGGCAACACCCTGGAGGTCATTCCCCGCGGCGAGCACCAGGGCAGGCTGATCGTCCAACTGCACAAGTACTTCCTGGGCGGCGGCAGCTACGACTGGTTCTGGCTGCTGGAGCCCGATGGGAAGGAAGTCGGCCCCATCGGTGAGGACGTGAGCAACTTCCGAGAGCTGTACCTCCAGGAGCCGGCCTCGCCCTGA
- a CDS encoding tetratricopeptide repeat protein, producing MGGGVANHIQDLFDENGRYKNSFQSSGEINKNFNKTCSHVDTSDLFTPNANQSKAPRASRPLFFPWHTPAMTIVTMQALLRAGEVDKARARAESVLSTNKNHRDALLTLAKLASMDGDQARAEELLNRATKGGVEDTNSRLVRAALASEKGDLDGARALYTQVILESTQNPRAEAHFGLGFLLAAEEDFPGARKSLQRAVELEPKVAAYRFHLARILFALEELKLALPQLERALELNPLHPPTYVIWSVVLQQLGEMETAEDLLRQGLKLIPDHPELLNQLSAVLAARGKVPDKTLG from the coding sequence TTGGGTGGCGGAGTAGCCAATCACATCCAAGACCTTTTCGACGAGAACGGTCGCTACAAGAACAGCTTCCAGTCGTCGGGTGAGATCAACAAGAACTTCAACAAGACCTGCTCGCACGTCGACACGAGCGACCTCTTCACGCCCAACGCCAACCAGAGCAAGGCACCTCGGGCCTCGCGCCCTCTGTTTTTTCCCTGGCATACTCCCGCCATGACCATCGTAACCATGCAGGCGCTGTTGAGGGCCGGCGAGGTCGACAAGGCCCGGGCGCGCGCGGAGAGCGTCCTCTCCACGAACAAAAATCACCGTGACGCGCTGCTGACGCTCGCGAAGCTGGCGTCGATGGACGGCGACCAGGCGCGCGCCGAGGAGCTCCTCAACCGGGCCACGAAGGGCGGCGTGGAGGACACGAACTCGCGCCTGGTGCGGGCCGCGCTGGCCTCGGAGAAGGGCGACCTGGACGGCGCTCGCGCCCTCTACACGCAGGTCATCCTCGAGTCGACGCAGAACCCGCGCGCCGAGGCGCACTTCGGCCTGGGCTTCCTGCTCGCCGCCGAGGAGGACTTCCCGGGTGCCCGCAAGTCGCTGCAGAGGGCCGTGGAGCTGGAGCCGAAGGTCGCCGCGTACCGCTTCCACCTCGCGCGCATCCTGTTCGCGCTGGAGGAGCTGAAGCTCGCGCTGCCGCAGTTGGAGCGGGCGCTGGAGCTCAACCCGCTGCACCCGCCCACGTACGTCATCTGGAGCGTGGTGCTGCAGCAGCTGGGGGAGATGGAGACGGCGGAGGACCTGCTGCGCCAGGGGCTCAAGCTGATTCCGGACCACCCGGAGCTGCTCAACCAGCTGAGCGCCGTGCTCGCCGCGCGCGGCAAGGTGCCGGACAAGACGCTGGGCTGA
- a CDS encoding zinc-dependent metalloprotease family protein, with protein sequence MKQDTQDTGTRTPSTLGRATLFLLAVLSISSVTVLAAPGGKVPIVINPFDGGGSNTPVAINELGQVVGSSRIPSGWLHPYLWTEGSMTDLGSLGTNNENSGAYGINALGEVAGQYISDTGQGGAFLWRNGVMTDLGSLGRGSHAKDINNLGEIVGGAATASGDSHLVLWKNGTLMDLGIIGGHVVGLNDSSQIALNVPEAAIWEDGGVTSLGSLDGGVNTLGFDINNRGEVVGETYVGSKYRAFLWRKGRMIDLGDLGGGTSRARAINDFGQVVGTSLNGQNRNVPFVWSNGKMTELQSLLAPGTGWFLMEAASINNAGQIVGYGSLSSRQQAFLLDLNACTDTDGNGNPDNDGDGLCDDWETDGIDFDKDGVIDLRLADVNNDGVIDDGERADPNHKDLYVEIDWMAQHRPLAGPLNQVVATFANAPVTNPDGTTGVRLHLLVDEEAVAHQQTLAFQGSSPTGQSFDDVKATKFGTASERADANNLMLLAAKRLVFRYTLYVHDLFGSGASGQAELPGNDIVVSLGSFAVVRGHGQGNADQQAATFMHELGHSLGLRHGGGDDLNCKPNYLSIMSWSRQFNGAPVVGRKLDFSGQALPTLDESNLNELAGIMGPAGEKTSYVPPPVPPRQVVVPTQGAIDWNLDGGAVDTGVAVDITGPCSPGLTMLVGYEDWSNLQYNFRKSPDFADGVHRLPEELEELTLEKALELSPDADGDGSSNVQDNCMLVANAAQADGDEDGVGDACDNCPTVFNASQEEVEACVPTTQDGGTASDSGTEAPDSGTEVPDAGTEGPDAGTEAPDAGTQSPDAGTEAPDAGTQSPDAGTEAPDAGTQSPDAGPGDPEPGSSCGCSSGGLPMNGLLGLILMLAARRGRRGRRWGRERSA encoded by the coding sequence TTGAAGCAAGACACGCAGGACACCGGAACCCGCACACCGTCAACGCTGGGGCGCGCGACGCTGTTCCTGCTGGCGGTCCTATCCATCTCCTCCGTCACCGTCCTTGCCGCACCTGGCGGGAAGGTGCCCATCGTCATCAATCCCTTCGACGGTGGTGGCAGCAACACGCCCGTTGCCATCAACGAGTTGGGTCAGGTGGTTGGCAGCTCACGGATTCCCTCCGGCTGGCTCCACCCCTATCTGTGGACGGAGGGCTCGATGACCGACCTGGGCTCGCTCGGCACCAACAACGAGAACTCCGGTGCCTATGGAATCAACGCCCTGGGGGAGGTGGCGGGCCAATACATCAGTGATACCGGCCAGGGCGGCGCGTTCCTCTGGCGCAACGGCGTGATGACCGACCTGGGCTCGCTCGGCCGCGGCAGCCACGCGAAGGACATCAACAACCTCGGTGAGATTGTCGGCGGCGCCGCTACTGCCAGCGGCGACTCCCACCTTGTGCTGTGGAAGAACGGGACGCTGATGGACCTCGGCATCATCGGTGGCCATGTCGTGGGTCTCAACGACTCGAGCCAGATCGCGCTCAACGTACCCGAAGCCGCCATCTGGGAGGATGGCGGCGTGACCAGCCTCGGCTCGCTTGACGGCGGCGTCAACACGCTGGGCTTTGACATCAACAACCGGGGCGAAGTGGTGGGAGAGACGTACGTCGGTTCGAAGTACCGCGCGTTCCTGTGGAGGAAGGGAAGGATGATCGACCTTGGCGACCTCGGCGGCGGCACCAGCCGCGCCCGGGCCATCAATGACTTCGGTCAGGTGGTTGGCACCTCCCTCAACGGCCAGAACAGAAACGTGCCCTTTGTCTGGAGCAACGGGAAGATGACGGAGCTTCAATCCCTGCTTGCCCCCGGTACCGGGTGGTTCCTGATGGAGGCGGCCTCCATCAACAATGCCGGGCAGATCGTCGGCTACGGCTCGCTCAGTAGTCGCCAGCAAGCCTTCCTGCTCGACCTCAACGCCTGTACCGACACCGACGGGAACGGCAACCCCGACAATGACGGTGATGGCCTGTGCGACGACTGGGAGACCGACGGCATCGACTTCGACAAGGACGGGGTCATCGACCTGCGGCTGGCCGATGTGAACAATGACGGCGTCATCGACGACGGTGAGCGGGCCGACCCCAACCACAAGGACCTCTACGTCGAAATCGACTGGATGGCACAGCACAGGCCGCTGGCTGGGCCGCTGAATCAGGTCGTCGCGACCTTCGCCAACGCCCCCGTCACGAATCCGGATGGTACGACCGGAGTCCGCCTGCACCTCCTGGTGGACGAGGAGGCGGTGGCGCACCAGCAGACGCTCGCCTTCCAGGGCAGCTCGCCCACGGGGCAGAGCTTCGACGACGTCAAGGCCACGAAGTTCGGGACCGCCAGCGAGCGGGCCGATGCCAACAACCTCATGCTCCTCGCCGCCAAGAGGCTGGTGTTCCGCTACACCCTCTACGTCCACGACCTGTTCGGCTCGGGCGCGAGCGGACAGGCCGAACTGCCGGGCAACGACATCGTCGTCTCGCTGGGCAGCTTCGCCGTCGTCCGTGGACACGGACAGGGCAACGCCGACCAGCAGGCCGCCACGTTCATGCACGAACTGGGGCACTCGCTGGGTCTGCGTCACGGCGGCGGCGACGACCTCAACTGCAAGCCCAACTACCTGAGCATCATGAGCTGGAGCCGCCAGTTCAACGGAGCGCCTGTCGTCGGACGCAAGCTGGACTTCTCGGGGCAGGCGCTACCCACGCTCGACGAGTCCAACCTGAACGAGCTCGCGGGCATCATGGGCCCGGCGGGGGAGAAGACCTCCTATGTCCCGCCGCCGGTTCCGCCGAGACAGGTCGTGGTCCCCACTCAGGGGGCCATCGACTGGAACCTGGATGGGGGTGCTGTCGACACGGGCGTGGCGGTGGACATCACCGGCCCGTGCTCGCCGGGCCTGACGATGCTGGTGGGGTACGAGGACTGGTCCAACCTTCAATACAACTTCCGCAAGAGCCCGGACTTCGCCGATGGCGTGCACCGGCTTCCGGAGGAACTGGAGGAACTCACCCTCGAGAAGGCGCTGGAGCTGAGCCCGGACGCGGACGGCGACGGCAGCTCCAACGTGCAGGACAACTGCATGCTCGTCGCCAATGCGGCGCAGGCGGATGGGGACGAAGATGGCGTGGGCGATGCGTGCGACAACTGCCCGACCGTGTTCAACGCGTCGCAGGAGGAAGTCGAGGCGTGTGTCCCCACCACGCAGGATGGCGGTACGGCGAGCGACTCGGGCACGGAAGCCCCCGACTCGGGCACGGAAGTTCCGGATGCGGGTACCGAAGGCCCGGACGCGGGCACGGAGGCGCCTGATGCGGGCACGCAGTCACCCGACGCGGGCACGGAGGCGCCTGATGCGGGCACGCAGTCACCCGACGCGGGCACGGAGGCGCCTGATGCGGGCACGCAGTCACCCGACGCGGGCCCCGGGGACCCGGAGCCCGGGTCGTCTTGTGGGTGTTCGTCGGGCGGCCTGCCCATGAACGGCCTGCTGGGGCTCATATTGATGCTCGCGGCGAGGCGCGGCCGGAGAGGGCGACGGTGGGGGCGGGAGCGCTCCGCATGA
- a CDS encoding LysR substrate-binding domain-containing protein, whose translation MSLELLGAVLVALLVLGMVERVRRGHGVCLLARWSLGPHLAHGGLVTRARGRKGYWRQWSAVHKRHGPLAPALATLVDLLRGTVLSA comes from the coding sequence ATGTCGCTCGAGCTTCTGGGAGCCGTGCTGGTCGCCCTGCTGGTACTGGGCATGGTGGAGCGGGTGCGGAGAGGGCACGGGGTGTGCCTCCTCGCGCGCTGGTCACTCGGGCCGCACCTGGCACATGGGGGGCTCGTCACCCGCGCCCGCGGCCGCAAGGGTTACTGGCGACAGTGGAGCGCGGTGCACAAGCGTCACGGCCCACTCGCCCCGGCGCTCGCCACACTCGTGGACCTGCTGCGCGGCACGGTGCTCTCCGCCTGA
- a CDS encoding ATP-binding protein has translation MSATSGPPEGSQRRESVLQRRLSLADMLDLPSFTEVVKSFSELYRVGIKVLDTRGTKLADVKVGHGDFCSYVFTFPDGRSRCTATVARVKDGPVAPVHGARPAVGEGVEEAGIIALPCFTGLRYLVMPVRWEGDPLGRVILGPFSPEELRDFPPTLTDIAGVDLARAHELVGKVRRAPERTAAQVLTHFGQVLGALVASGQRAYLTTQLHIEAMLDTHRELEAHNARLAQANTRLKELDRLKSTFLGTVSHELRTPLASIIGYSEMLAEGLAGALNPEQLLYVRTIVEKGESLLNLISSILDLSQIEAGKLRLAIAPVDLTGVIQTAVSSVAPQAQRKGVELEVRLPHPAQPRLAADADKLRQVVVNLLANAVKFTSSGGRVSVVLSEAGAQAELGAQGYRISVEDTGVGIRPDQFENIFQSFYQVDGSSTREHGGAGLGLAIVKSLVEGHGGRVSVESEFGRGSRFTVVLPLHPPMPEHGVLSAVAPLPEAPSGQDRF, from the coding sequence ATGAGCGCCACGAGCGGGCCTCCCGAGGGCTCCCAGCGGCGTGAGTCGGTGCTCCAGCGGCGGCTGTCGCTGGCGGACATGCTGGACCTGCCCTCCTTCACGGAGGTGGTGAAGAGCTTCAGCGAGCTGTACCGCGTGGGCATCAAGGTGCTGGACACGCGGGGCACCAAGCTGGCGGACGTGAAGGTGGGGCACGGGGACTTCTGCTCCTACGTCTTCACCTTCCCGGACGGGCGCTCGCGCTGCACGGCCACGGTGGCGCGGGTGAAGGACGGCCCGGTGGCGCCGGTGCACGGGGCGCGGCCCGCGGTGGGCGAGGGCGTGGAGGAGGCGGGCATCATCGCGCTGCCGTGCTTCACCGGCCTGCGCTACCTGGTGATGCCGGTGCGCTGGGAGGGAGACCCGCTGGGCCGGGTCATCCTGGGTCCCTTCTCGCCGGAGGAGCTGCGGGACTTCCCGCCCACGCTGACGGACATCGCCGGGGTGGACCTGGCGCGGGCTCACGAGCTGGTGGGCAAGGTGCGCCGGGCGCCCGAGCGCACGGCGGCACAGGTGCTCACGCACTTCGGGCAGGTGCTGGGCGCGCTGGTGGCCAGCGGGCAGCGGGCGTACCTGACGACGCAGCTGCACATCGAAGCGATGCTGGACACGCACCGCGAGCTGGAGGCGCACAACGCCCGGCTCGCGCAGGCCAACACGCGGCTGAAGGAGCTGGACCGGCTGAAGTCCACCTTCCTGGGCACGGTGAGCCACGAGCTGCGCACGCCGCTGGCGTCCATCATCGGCTACTCGGAGATGCTGGCCGAGGGGCTGGCCGGGGCGCTCAACCCGGAGCAGCTCCTGTACGTGCGGACGATTGTGGAGAAGGGCGAGTCGCTGCTCAACCTCATCTCCTCCATCCTGGACCTGAGCCAGATTGAAGCGGGCAAGCTGCGGCTGGCGATTGCGCCGGTGGACCTGACCGGCGTCATCCAGACGGCGGTGTCGAGCGTGGCGCCGCAGGCGCAGCGCAAGGGCGTGGAGCTGGAGGTGCGGCTGCCGCACCCGGCGCAGCCCCGGCTGGCGGCGGACGCGGACAAGCTGCGGCAGGTGGTGGTGAACCTGCTGGCCAACGCGGTGAAGTTCACCTCGTCCGGGGGCCGGGTGTCGGTGGTGCTGTCCGAGGCGGGCGCGCAGGCGGAGCTGGGCGCGCAGGGCTACCGCATCAGCGTGGAGGACACGGGCGTGGGCATCCGCCCGGACCAGTTCGAGAACATCTTCCAGAGCTTCTACCAGGTGGACGGCAGCTCCACGCGCGAGCACGGCGGCGCGGGGCTGGGACTGGCCATCGTGAAGAGCCTGGTGGAGGGACACGGCGGGCGCGTGTCCGTGGAGAGCGAGTTCGGCCGGGGCTCGCGCTTCACGGTGGTGCTGCCCCTGCACCCGCCCATGCCCGAGCACGGCGTGCTGTCCGCCGTGGCGCCGCTCCCCGAAGCGCCGTCCGGGCAGGACCGGTTCTGA
- a CDS encoding NYN domain-containing protein → MLTGRPPAASYVLIDAENIDWAVSNVVGRKPESQDRVQFDRLVAFCETNFPAPVRCVVVLNARGEQLPDVMIGFVRALKSAGCEVALLYGRPDQKVVDLGILKLLENIRTQRPGAAVVLASHDGADFADALKPMLAEKRQVAVLGLREYVSQKFRELVPSGLKILDLELNARVFQRPLPRMLPVNVDEFDPTMFL, encoded by the coding sequence ATGCTGACCGGACGCCCTCCCGCCGCCTCCTACGTACTCATCGACGCCGAGAACATCGACTGGGCCGTGTCCAACGTGGTGGGACGCAAGCCCGAGTCCCAGGACCGGGTGCAGTTCGACCGGTTGGTGGCCTTCTGTGAAACCAACTTCCCGGCGCCGGTGCGCTGCGTGGTGGTGCTCAACGCGCGCGGCGAGCAACTGCCGGATGTGATGATTGGCTTCGTGCGGGCGCTGAAGTCCGCCGGGTGCGAGGTGGCGCTGCTGTACGGGCGGCCGGACCAGAAGGTGGTGGACCTGGGCATCCTCAAGCTGCTGGAGAACATCCGCACGCAGCGTCCGGGCGCGGCGGTGGTGCTCGCCAGCCATGATGGGGCGGACTTCGCGGATGCCCTCAAGCCGATGCTGGCGGAGAAGCGACAGGTGGCGGTGCTGGGCCTGCGCGAGTACGTGAGCCAGAAGTTCCGGGAGCTCGTCCCCTCCGGGCTGAAGATTCTGGACCTGGAGCTGAACGCCCGCGTGTTCCAGCGGCCCCTGCCGCGCATGCTCCCCGTCAACGTGGACGAGTTCGACCCGACGATGTTCCTGTAG
- a CDS encoding peptide chain release factor-like protein has product MLDERPGLLVFRAEGPRAAHLFRNEPGGHRWQRVPPNEKRDRIQTSTVTVAVLREPRETERVLRPAELEWRTTKGSGPGGQHCNKTESAVVLTHLPSGLTVRCEAERSQHRNRELALRLLRARLLEEAERGVAAHANAARRQQLGSGMRGDKVRTVRERDGQVTDHRTGHRLRMEDYRRGEWGPLVD; this is encoded by the coding sequence GTGCTGGACGAGCGCCCCGGCCTCCTCGTGTTCCGCGCCGAGGGCCCGCGCGCCGCGCACCTCTTCCGCAACGAGCCCGGCGGACACCGCTGGCAGCGCGTGCCCCCCAACGAGAAGCGCGACCGCATCCAGACCAGCACCGTGACGGTGGCCGTGCTGCGCGAACCCCGCGAGACGGAGCGGGTGCTGCGCCCGGCTGAGCTGGAATGGCGCACTACCAAGGGAAGCGGCCCCGGAGGCCAGCACTGCAACAAGACCGAGAGCGCCGTCGTCCTCACCCACCTGCCCTCCGGCCTCACCGTTCGCTGCGAGGCGGAGCGAAGCCAGCACCGCAATCGCGAGCTGGCGCTGCGGCTGCTCCGCGCGCGACTGCTGGAAGAGGCCGAGCGTGGCGTCGCCGCCCACGCCAACGCCGCGCGCCGGCAGCAGCTGGGCAGCGGCATGCGAGGCGACAAGGTGCGCACCGTGCGTGAGCGCGACGGCCAGGTGACGGACCACCGCACCGGCCACCGGCTCCGCATGGAGGACTACCGGCGCGGGGAGTGGGGACCGCTGGTCGACTGA